One Alphaproteobacteria bacterium HT1-32 genomic region harbors:
- the dnaE gene encoding DNA polymerase III subunit alpha encodes MTDASFIHLRLHSAYSLSEGAIRIDQPKKGDAEIVELCRQHNMPAVGLTDTNNLFGSLAFSQVCSGAGIQPVMGCQLNITPPADRASGRANHRLDPDQVVLLVQNENGWENLLKLVSHAHLESEGMSSPQVSMAELLKYNEGLLLFTGGPQGPVGRYLLDNRIDPARAMMQQLHDVYSDRLYVELMRHGLDDENRIEQGLVDLAYDMNIPLIATNDCYFGPEDMYEAHDALLCIANSTYVDEQKRRRVTANHRFRSAEEMTAVFEDLPEAVMNTVTVARRCAFMVEKRAPILPSFPTVAGRTEAEELRARAHDGLDRRLERQVLTPEMSDEEKSVKTKEYKDRLDFELNVIIQMDFPGYFLIVAEFIQWAKDHGIPVGPGRGSGAGSVVAWSLTITDLDPLEFGLLFERFLNPERVSMPDFDIDFCQDHRDKVITHVQELYGRDRVAQIITFGKLQARAVLRDVGRVLQMPYGQVDKLCKMVPNNPAKPTPLSVAVKEEAGLRHAREDDERVGRLIDIALKLEGLYRHASTHAAGVVIGDRPLDELVPLYRDPRSDMPVTQYSMKHVESVGLVKFDFLGLKTLTVVETARKLTAQSGTDIDLETLALDDRASFEMLGKADSTGVFQLESSGMRDVLRKMKPDSVEDLIALVALYRPGPMENIPRYIECKHGREQPEYLHELLKPILEETFGVVIYQEQVMEIAKSLAGYTLGGADLLRRAMGKKIAEEMAQQRQIFVEGAAKNGLSADLANQIFDYVDKFAGYGFNKSHAACYALIAYQTAYLKANHPVEFFAASMTLDMGNTEKLSSFRQELQKSGLGLLPPDINHSEADFSVDNGAVRYALAAIRNVGHVAVEGIVRERKANGPFRSLADFAGRIDSKSINKRMMENLVRAGAFDGLEPNRARLLSGLDMVMAYANRAASERDSGQVSLFGGGDVSEEPLMLPDAGDWSPMERLNEEFSAIGFYLSAHPLDMYGPTLQRLKVKTIAEVPAYIRTSTSGTRINLAGVVSGRQERTSAKGNRFAFIQMSDATGVFELTAFSEVLAGAREHLDSGRPLMVTADAQLEGDGVRLTAQHFQILDEAAKNVSVGLTIYLDDPGPVEDVKSLLERVGRGSGEVTVISRIAMDREVSIRLSNRYKLNMEAASAVKSLPGVVDAQVI; translated from the coding sequence ATGACAGACGCATCCTTCATCCATCTTCGGCTTCACAGCGCCTATTCCCTGTCGGAAGGGGCGATCAGAATTGATCAGCCGAAGAAGGGGGATGCGGAAATCGTTGAGCTTTGCCGTCAGCATAATATGCCGGCGGTGGGCCTGACCGACACCAACAACCTGTTCGGCTCCCTCGCATTCTCACAGGTCTGCTCCGGGGCTGGCATCCAGCCTGTAATGGGGTGTCAGCTCAACATCACGCCACCGGCTGACCGGGCCAGCGGACGGGCTAATCACCGGCTTGACCCGGATCAGGTTGTCCTGCTGGTTCAGAACGAGAATGGCTGGGAAAATTTGCTGAAACTGGTCAGTCATGCCCATCTTGAATCAGAGGGCATGTCCTCGCCGCAGGTCAGCATGGCGGAACTGCTGAAATATAATGAAGGGCTTTTGCTGTTCACCGGCGGGCCGCAGGGACCGGTTGGCCGCTATCTGCTCGACAACCGGATCGACCCGGCACGGGCAATGATGCAACAGCTTCACGACGTGTACAGTGACCGGCTGTATGTCGAACTGATGCGCCACGGGCTGGATGACGAGAACCGGATAGAGCAGGGGCTGGTTGATCTGGCCTACGATATGAATATCCCGCTGATCGCCACAAACGACTGCTATTTCGGCCCGGAAGATATGTACGAGGCGCATGACGCGCTGCTCTGCATCGCCAATTCAACCTATGTTGATGAGCAGAAGCGCCGCAGGGTAACTGCAAACCACAGGTTCCGCTCGGCAGAGGAAATGACGGCGGTGTTTGAGGATCTGCCGGAAGCCGTCATGAATACCGTCACGGTCGCCCGCCGCTGCGCCTTCATGGTCGAGAAACGGGCGCCTATCCTGCCCAGCTTTCCGACCGTCGCAGGCCGTACAGAGGCTGAGGAACTGCGGGCAAGAGCGCATGACGGCCTCGACCGCAGGCTTGAGCGCCAGGTCCTGACGCCCGAAATGTCGGACGAAGAAAAATCAGTAAAAACAAAAGAGTACAAAGACAGGCTCGACTTCGAGCTGAACGTTATCATCCAGATGGATTTCCCCGGCTACTTCCTCATCGTTGCCGAATTCATCCAGTGGGCAAAGGATCACGGCATTCCCGTTGGTCCCGGTCGTGGTTCCGGTGCCGGCTCTGTTGTCGCCTGGTCGCTGACTATTACCGATCTGGATCCTCTGGAATTCGGTCTGCTGTTCGAGCGGTTCCTTAATCCGGAACGTGTGTCCATGCCTGATTTTGATATCGATTTCTGTCAGGACCACCGTGACAAGGTCATCACCCATGTACAGGAACTGTACGGACGTGACCGTGTTGCGCAGATCATCACCTTCGGAAAGCTGCAGGCACGCGCCGTCCTGCGTGATGTCGGGCGCGTGTTGCAGATGCCTTATGGTCAGGTCGACAAGCTCTGCAAGATGGTGCCGAACAACCCGGCCAAGCCAACTCCGCTTTCTGTTGCCGTCAAGGAAGAGGCCGGACTGCGGCATGCCCGTGAAGACGACGAACGAGTAGGGCGGCTGATCGATATCGCCCTGAAGCTGGAAGGGCTTTACCGTCATGCTTCAACCCATGCCGCCGGTGTGGTGATCGGCGACCGGCCGCTCGATGAACTGGTCCCGCTTTATCGCGATCCGCGTTCGGATATGCCGGTAACCCAGTATTCCATGAAACATGTCGAATCCGTCGGGCTGGTGAAATTCGACTTCCTTGGCCTGAAAACCCTGACCGTTGTGGAAACCGCCCGCAAACTGACTGCACAAAGCGGTACCGATATCGATCTTGAAACTCTGGCACTGGATGACAGGGCCAGTTTCGAGATGCTCGGCAAAGCCGACTCGACCGGCGTCTTCCAGCTTGAAAGCTCGGGCATGCGGGATGTTCTGCGGAAGATGAAACCCGACAGCGTGGAAGACCTGATCGCGCTTGTTGCCCTCTATCGTCCCGGCCCGATGGAAAACATTCCCCGGTATATCGAATGCAAGCACGGGCGCGAGCAGCCCGAATATCTGCATGAGCTGCTGAAACCGATTCTGGAAGAGACCTTCGGCGTCGTCATCTATCAGGAACAGGTGATGGAAATCGCCAAGTCTCTGGCAGGCTATACCCTCGGTGGTGCTGATTTGCTGCGTCGGGCAATGGGTAAGAAGATCGCCGAGGAAATGGCGCAGCAACGCCAGATTTTTGTTGAGGGAGCCGCAAAGAACGGCCTTTCGGCAGACCTCGCAAACCAGATCTTCGATTATGTCGACAAGTTTGCCGGCTATGGGTTCAACAAAAGCCATGCGGCCTGCTATGCGCTGATCGCCTACCAGACCGCCTATCTGAAGGCTAATCACCCGGTTGAATTTTTCGCCGCCTCCATGACCCTTGATATGGGGAATACCGAGAAACTTTCCTCCTTCCGGCAGGAGTTGCAGAAATCCGGTCTGGGCCTGTTACCACCCGATATCAACCATTCGGAAGCCGACTTCTCTGTTGATAACGGCGCGGTTCGCTATGCTCTGGCGGCGATCCGTAATGTCGGGCATGTCGCGGTCGAAGGGATTGTCCGTGAGCGCAAGGCGAATGGCCCGTTCCGGTCGCTGGCCGACTTCGCCGGACGGATTGACAGCAAGTCGATCAACAAACGGATGATGGAAAATCTGGTCCGGGCAGGGGCCTTTGACGGGCTTGAACCAAACCGGGCGCGCCTGCTGTCCGGCCTTGATATGGTGATGGCCTACGCAAACCGGGCCGCCTCCGAGCGGGACAGCGGTCAGGTCAGCCTGTTTGGCGGCGGTGACGTGTCGGAAGAACCCCTGATGCTGCCCGATGCAGGTGACTGGTCGCCCATGGAACGGCTGAACGAAGAATTCTCGGCCATCGGTTTTTACCTGTCCGCACATCCGCTCGATATGTATGGCCCGACATTGCAGCGCCTCAAGGTCAAAACCATCGCTGAAGTTCCGGCCTATATCCGCACCTCCACATCCGGGACCCGTATCAATCTGGCCGGTGTCGTTTCCGGGCGTCAGGAGCGAACATCTGCCAAAGGGAACCGTTTTGCTTTCATCCAGATGTCAGATGCAACCGGTGTGTTTGAACTGACCGCCTTTTCGGAAGTTCTGGCAGGTGCCCGTGAGCATCTGGACAGTGGCCGCCCGCTGATGGTCACGGCAGATGCCCAGCTTGAAGGGGATGGCGTGCGGCTGACTGCCCAGCATTTCCAGATTCTTGACGAGGCGGCCAAGAATGTATCGGTTGGCCTGACCATTTATCTTGATGATCCGGGACCGGTGGAAGATGTGAAATCCCTGCTGGAACGGGTTGGCAGGGGCAGTGGCGAAGTCACGGTAATTTCCAGAATAGCCATGGACCGTGAAGTCTCGATCCGGCTGTCAAACCGTTACAAGCTGAACATGGAAGCTGCGAGTGCCGTCAAGTCGCTGCCCGGCGTTGTGGATGCTCAGGTCATTTAA
- the rpsB gene encoding 30S ribosomal protein S2 yields MALPAFTMRQLLEAGVHFGHSTRRWNPKMAPYLFGDRNNIHIIDLQQTVPMLYRAMQAVRDIVSRNGRVLFVGTKRQAAGLVAETAGKCGQYYVNHRWLGGMMTNWKTISNSIRRLKELEEQLGDGGSEVTGLTKKELLVLTREKEKLDRALGGIKDMGGLPDILVIIDTNKEDIAVMEARKLGIPVVAVVDSNSNPEGIDFPIPGNDDALRAIALYCDLIAGSVLDGLTTELAASGVDVGASEEAPVEIIPEVLEEAAAAEAAPAAPEAEAAPAEEKPAS; encoded by the coding sequence ATGGCGCTTCCCGCGTTCACGATGCGTCAGCTTTTGGAAGCTGGTGTTCACTTTGGTCACAGCACACGCCGCTGGAACCCGAAAATGGCCCCCTACCTGTTCGGGGACCGCAACAACATTCACATCATCGATCTGCAGCAGACCGTACCGATGCTTTATCGTGCGATGCAGGCAGTTCGCGACATCGTGTCCCGCAATGGCCGCGTGCTGTTCGTCGGCACGAAGCGCCAGGCAGCCGGCCTTGTCGCCGAGACCGCAGGCAAATGCGGCCAGTACTACGTCAATCACCGCTGGCTTGGCGGCATGATGACCAACTGGAAGACAATTTCGAATTCCATCCGCCGCCTTAAAGAACTGGAAGAGCAGCTTGGAGACGGAGGTAGTGAAGTCACCGGCCTGACCAAGAAAGAACTGCTGGTTCTGACCCGCGAGAAGGAAAAGCTGGATCGCGCACTTGGCGGTATTAAGGACATGGGAGGTCTGCCGGATATTCTGGTCATCATCGATACCAACAAGGAAGACATCGCCGTCATGGAAGCCCGCAAGCTGGGTATTCCGGTCGTGGCCGTTGTCGACAGCAACAGCAACCCGGAAGGTATCGATTTCCCGATCCCGGGTAACGACGATGCACTCCGTGCCATCGCGCTGTATTGCGACCTTATTGCCGGTTCCGTCCTCGACGGTCTGACCACTGAACTCGCTGCCTCTGGCGTCGATGTCGGTGCGTCGGAAGAAGCTCCGGTTGAGATCATTCCGGAAGTGCTGGAAGAAGCAGCCGCCGCTGAAGCTGCTCCTGCAGCACCGGAAGCTGAAGCCGCTCCTGCTGAAGAGAAGCCGGCAAGCTGA
- a CDS encoding elongation factor Ts, with product MAAVTAQLVKQLRESTGAGMMDCKKALNETDGDFEAAVDWLRTKGLAAAAKKAGRVASEGLVAVATEGNKGAVVEINSETDFVARNADFQKFAANVADVALNAGEGLDDVAAADYPGSGKSVAGTLTDLIAVIGENMTFRRTASISVENGVVANYVHGAVAPGLGKIGVLVALESTGDADKLQELGKQLAMHIAAAKPESVSRDDLDPALLTREREVLSEQARESGKPAEIIDKMVEGRIRKYYEEVCLLDQTFVIDGETKVSNAVEAAAKDAGGAIKVAGFIRFALGEGVEKKEEDFAAEVAATLKG from the coding sequence ATGGCTGCTGTGACCGCACAGCTTGTAAAGCAACTGCGCGAATCAACCGGCGCAGGGATGATGGACTGCAAAAAGGCCCTGAACGAAACCGATGGTGATTTTGAAGCTGCCGTTGACTGGCTTCGCACCAAGGGTCTTGCTGCTGCTGCCAAAAAGGCTGGCCGCGTTGCATCTGAAGGCCTGGTCGCAGTGGCGACGGAAGGTAACAAGGGCGCTGTTGTCGAAATCAACTCTGAAACCGACTTCGTGGCCCGTAATGCAGACTTCCAGAAGTTTGCTGCCAATGTTGCTGACGTTGCCCTGAATGCCGGCGAAGGCCTTGATGATGTTGCTGCTGCTGACTATCCCGGTTCGGGCAAGTCGGTTGCCGGTACGCTGACCGACCTGATTGCCGTGATTGGCGAAAACATGACCTTCCGCCGTACGGCCTCAATCTCGGTTGAGAACGGCGTTGTTGCGAATTACGTCCATGGTGCAGTGGCACCGGGCCTCGGCAAAATCGGTGTTCTGGTTGCTCTTGAATCAACCGGCGACGCTGACAAGCTGCAGGAACTTGGCAAACAGCTGGCAATGCATATTGCTGCTGCCAAGCCGGAATCGGTCAGCCGTGACGACCTCGACCCGGCACTTCTGACGCGTGAGCGTGAAGTACTGTCCGAACAGGCCCGTGAAAGCGGCAAGCCTGCTGAAATCATCGACAAGATGGTCGAAGGCCGTATTCGCAAATATTACGAAGAAGTCTGCCTTCTGGACCAGACCTTCGTCATCGACGGCGAAACCAAGGTAAGCAACGCTGTTGAAGCTGCTGCCAAGGATGCTGGCGGCGCAATCAAGGTTGCCGGCTTCATCCGATTCGCCCTTGGCGAAGGCGTTGAGAAAAAAGAAGAGGACTTTGCAGCTGAAGTGGCTGCAACCCTTAAAGGCTAA
- a CDS encoding UMP kinase — MTAEKPAYKRVLLKLSGEGLMGSREYGLDPQTVGRIADEIKAVTESGTEVCVVIGGGNIFRGVSGAAAGMERASADYMGMLATIINALAMQNALEQRDVQTRVQSAIPMATVSEPYIRRRAIRHMEKGRVVIFGAGTGNPFFTTDSAAALRAAEMNCNALLKGTQVDGVYDSDPKTNPAAKRFDSLTYRDVLAQDLKVMDASAISLARENRIPILVFSIHETGSFSRVLRGEGKFTIITEENDLG; from the coding sequence ATGACAGCAGAAAAACCAGCCTATAAACGTGTTCTCCTGAAGCTCTCCGGTGAAGGCCTCATGGGGTCCCGGGAATATGGTCTGGACCCGCAGACCGTCGGCCGCATTGCCGATGAAATCAAGGCCGTCACCGAGAGTGGCACCGAAGTTTGTGTCGTCATTGGCGGCGGCAATATCTTCCGTGGCGTCTCCGGTGCTGCGGCAGGAATGGAACGTGCCTCGGCCGACTATATGGGCATGCTGGCAACCATCATCAACGCACTCGCCATGCAGAACGCGCTTGAACAGCGCGATGTCCAGACCCGCGTGCAGTCTGCCATTCCGATGGCCACGGTCAGCGAGCCCTATATCCGTCGCCGGGCGATCCGGCATATGGAAAAGGGACGGGTTGTTATTTTCGGCGCCGGTACCGGCAATCCGTTTTTCACAACAGACTCTGCCGCTGCTCTGCGCGCTGCTGAAATGAACTGCAATGCGCTGCTAAAAGGAACACAGGTTGATGGTGTCTATGACTCCGACCCGAAAACCAACCCGGCTGCCAAACGCTTCGACTCTCTGACCTATCGGGATGTTCTGGCGCAGGACCTTAAAGTTATGGACGCCTCAGCAATTTCACTGGCGCGAGAGAACCGTATCCCCATACTTGTCTTCTCAATTCACGAAACTGGCTCTTTCTCCCGTGTGTTAAGGGGTGAAGGCAAGTTCACGATCATTACGGAGGAAAACGACCTTGGCTGA
- a CDS encoding ribosome recycling factor, with protein sequence MADIGSIKKDLERRMKGAVEVLQQEFGGLRTGRASTSLLEPVQVMAYGSPMPLNQVGSISVPEPRMLSVQVWDKSMVGAVEKAIRDAGLGLNPASDGTLVRIPIPALNEERRQELSKIAGKYAEEARISVRNVRRSGMDNLKALEKDGEISQDEQRGWEKTVQDLTDVYIKEIDETLDAKEAEIMQV encoded by the coding sequence TTGGCTGATATTGGTAGTATCAAGAAAGACCTCGAACGCCGGATGAAGGGCGCTGTTGAGGTTTTGCAACAGGAATTCGGCGGACTGCGAACCGGTCGTGCCTCGACCAGTCTGCTGGAACCGGTCCAGGTCATGGCCTATGGCTCCCCTATGCCGCTCAATCAGGTCGGCTCCATCAGCGTGCCGGAACCGCGGATGTTGTCGGTTCAGGTATGGGACAAATCCATGGTCGGAGCTGTTGAGAAGGCGATCCGGGATGCGGGCCTTGGCCTCAACCCTGCCAGTGATGGCACCCTTGTGCGTATTCCGATCCCGGCCCTCAATGAAGAACGGCGCCAGGAACTGAGCAAAATTGCCGGAAAATATGCCGAAGAAGCGCGGATTTCAGTCCGTAATGTCCGTCGCAGCGGCATGGACAATCTGAAGGCACTGGAAAAAGACGGTGAAATTTCGCAGGACGAGCAGCGCGGCTGGGAAAAAACAGTCCAGGACCTGACGGATGTCTACATCAAGGAAATTGATGAGACGCTCGATGCCAAAGAAGCGGAGATCATGCAGGTCTGA
- a CDS encoding isoprenyl transferase codes for MEPSLQTAGPAQPPQHVAIIMDGNGRWAKQRGLPRTAGHRQGAEAVRKVLRAAVDAGISYLTLYSFSSENWSRPLEEVRDLMGLLKLYLRSEISELNANGIRIRVIGQRERLSRDINDLIDQAERTTAGNVRMTLVLALSYGGRQEITEATRKIAKSVQAGELKPEDITPEMIAGHLDSHDIPDPDLVIRTSGEQRLSNFLPWQTAYSELVFTDRLWPDFSREDLEAAVMEYSKRERRFGTTGPV; via the coding sequence CTGGAGCCATCCCTACAGACAGCCGGCCCGGCCCAGCCGCCCCAGCATGTTGCCATCATCATGGATGGCAACGGTCGCTGGGCCAAGCAGCGCGGGCTACCACGAACTGCCGGCCACCGTCAGGGGGCTGAGGCTGTTCGCAAAGTCTTGCGGGCTGCTGTCGATGCCGGAATTTCCTATCTGACGCTCTACAGCTTTTCGAGCGAGAACTGGTCACGTCCGCTCGAAGAGGTTCGTGACCTCATGGGGCTGCTGAAGCTTTATCTGCGTTCGGAAATATCCGAACTCAATGCCAATGGCATCCGCATCAGGGTCATCGGGCAGCGCGAGCGCCTGTCACGCGACATCAACGACCTCATTGATCAGGCCGAGCGTACCACAGCCGGCAATGTCAGGATGACCCTTGTTCTTGCCCTCAGCTATGGCGGACGACAGGAAATAACCGAAGCCACACGCAAAATTGCCAAGTCTGTTCAGGCCGGGGAGCTAAAGCCCGAAGACATCACGCCGGAAATGATCGCCGGGCATCTGGACAGCCATGATATTCCGGACCCCGACCTGGTGATCCGAACGAGCGGGGAACAGCGTCTCAGCAACTTCCTGCCCTGGCAGACCGCTTATTCAGAACTGGTATTCACGGATCGTCTGTGGCCCGACTTTTCACGCGAAGACCTTGAGGCTGCGGTTATGGAATACTCAAAACGCGAGCGACGTTTTGGAACGACAGGTCCGGTGTGA
- a CDS encoding phosphatidate cytidylyltransferase produces the protein MLKTRATFWNDRSGVTVKRSELLTRTLSAAVLIPAVIALDWLGGVWFNLFVTLLAVLLAVEWDKLIDTGAGGDRGVRRIGFGLAAVCAFSTAYVGLSYDRTGGPPDLVLLASLIVAGAALVWIEQKIRRRARPLLRAAGVFYICIPSAAFIAIRSAGEGEFWILWLFVVIWSTDIGAYAAGRTLGGPKLAPAISPNKTWSGAIGGVLAAIILSAPLSIFLKDLDLNVAIFLALGLSVVSQIGDLVESGLKRRLGVKDSGSIIPGHGGLFDRLDGLLFAAPVALCAQLIIFSMTV, from the coding sequence ATACTCAAAACGCGAGCGACGTTTTGGAACGACAGGTCCGGTGTGACTGTCAAACGCAGCGAACTTCTGACCCGGACGCTGTCCGCTGCTGTTCTTATCCCGGCGGTCATCGCGCTCGACTGGCTTGGGGGCGTCTGGTTCAACCTGTTCGTCACCCTGCTTGCCGTTCTTCTGGCCGTTGAATGGGACAAACTGATTGATACTGGTGCTGGTGGAGACCGCGGCGTTCGGCGCATCGGGTTTGGTCTCGCCGCCGTCTGCGCTTTCTCAACCGCCTATGTTGGCCTCAGCTATGATCGCACCGGCGGCCCACCTGATCTGGTGCTACTTGCCAGTCTGATCGTCGCCGGGGCTGCGCTGGTCTGGATTGAACAGAAAATACGCCGCCGTGCCAGACCGCTGCTGCGGGCGGCAGGTGTCTTCTATATCTGCATTCCGTCTGCCGCCTTCATCGCCATTCGCAGTGCGGGCGAGGGAGAATTCTGGATACTGTGGCTGTTCGTCGTCATCTGGTCGACCGATATCGGCGCATATGCAGCCGGGCGCACCCTTGGCGGACCGAAACTTGCCCCCGCCATCAGCCCGAACAAGACCTGGTCCGGCGCCATTGGCGGCGTACTTGCCGCAATCATTCTGTCTGCACCACTTTCCATCTTCCTGAAAGACCTCGACCTGAATGTCGCCATCTTTCTGGCGTTAGGCTTGTCTGTGGTGTCACAAATCGGCGATCTGGTGGAATCCGGATTGAAAAGGCGGCTTGGTGTGAAGGATTCAGGATCAATCATTCCCGGACATGGCGGTCTGTTTGACCGTCTTGACGGATTACTCTTTGCCGCACCGGTTGCCCTGTGTGCGCAACTCATTATTTTTTCCATGACTGTCTGA
- a CDS encoding 1-deoxy-D-xylulose-5-phosphate reductoisomerase — translation MTDQRKSTHTQPKSLSILGSTGSVGCSTLDLVGRQPEQFTIRALTANSNVEQLAAQAKAHSAELAVVADDSSYDALKAALSGTGIRAAAGVEGLAEAAALQSDMVMAAIVGAAGLTPTLIAAERGADVALANKECLVCSGDILLDAMKRGGGALLPVDSEHNAIFQVFDFEKPEGIEKIILTASGGPFRAASLAEMKQMTPKQAVAHPNWSMGAKISVDSATMMNKGLELIEAFHLFPVTGDQIEIVVHPQSVIHSMVGYVDGSVLAQLGSPDMRTPIAYALAWPERMNAPVPRLDFSVVTSLTFEQPDTVRFPALRLAREALNAGGGVPTVLNAANEVGVAHFLKSKIGFLDISAIVEECMQRIGETKVDSIEAIKELDATARRVAETLAAECVAA, via the coding sequence ATGACCGATCAAAGAAAGTCCACTCACACGCAGCCCAAAAGCCTGTCCATCCTCGGCTCGACCGGGTCTGTCGGTTGCAGCACACTCGACCTTGTCGGACGGCAGCCGGAACAGTTCACGATCCGGGCGCTGACAGCCAATTCGAATGTGGAACAGCTCGCTGCACAGGCAAAGGCACATTCAGCGGAACTGGCTGTTGTTGCCGATGACAGCAGCTACGACGCTCTGAAAGCTGCGCTTTCCGGAACCGGCATCCGCGCAGCAGCAGGCGTTGAAGGGCTTGCCGAAGCGGCGGCGCTTCAATCCGACATGGTGATGGCCGCCATTGTCGGCGCAGCCGGGCTGACACCAACCCTTATTGCCGCAGAACGCGGTGCTGACGTGGCACTTGCAAACAAGGAATGCCTGGTTTGCTCCGGAGATATTCTTCTCGACGCCATGAAGCGGGGAGGCGGCGCTCTGCTGCCCGTCGATTCTGAACATAACGCTATTTTTCAGGTATTTGATTTCGAGAAGCCGGAAGGCATCGAGAAGATCATCCTGACCGCTTCCGGAGGGCCTTTCCGTGCGGCATCGCTGGCGGAAATGAAACAGATGACGCCGAAGCAGGCGGTCGCACATCCAAACTGGAGCATGGGCGCCAAGATATCCGTTGATTCTGCAACCATGATGAACAAAGGGCTGGAACTGATTGAAGCATTTCATCTTTTCCCGGTTACCGGCGACCAGATAGAAATTGTGGTTCATCCGCAATCTGTCATCCACAGCATGGTCGGCTATGTTGACGGCTCGGTTCTCGCACAGCTCGGATCGCCCGACATGCGTACTCCGATTGCCTATGCGCTGGCCTGGCCGGAACGCATGAACGCCCCGGTTCCCCGGCTGGATTTTTCCGTCGTTACAAGTCTGACCTTTGAACAGCCGGACACCGTCCGGTTTCCGGCATTGCGTCTGGCCCGCGAGGCACTGAATGCCGGCGGCGGGGTGCCGACGGTGCTGAATGCTGCCAATGAAGTCGGCGTGGCGCATTTCCTCAAATCAAAGATCGGGTTTCTGGATATCTCGGCAATTGTCGAGGAATGCATGCAGCGTATCGGCGAAACGAAAGTCGACAGTATCGAGGCCATCAAGGAACTCGATGCTACTGCGCGCCGCGTCGCAGAAACACTTGCTGCCGAATGCGTTGCAGCCTGA
- the rseP gene encoding RIP metalloprotease RseP, producing the protein MDVLTGTILPFLVLLTILVFVHELGHYYVARRCGVRVQAFSIGFGPELIGWHDRAGTRWKISAIPLGGYVKMFGDSDATSSRADNSTSMTPEEVAVSFHHKSLRQRSAIVAAGPIANFIFAIFLLAVLYAFVGTPTYHTDSQVGEVIEGSAADAAGLQQGDLIREIDRQSVSSFQDLRDIVSVNPGVELTVTVERDGLQIRLPVTPKPFVTESGTEIGQIGIRPPVTYETRGLFESAWLGVESTYRLTEQTLLFLGRIIVGKESSDNIGGPIGIAMVSGEMAKRGVGDYIFFAALLSINLGLINLFPVPMLDGGHLAFYAAEAIRGRPLGERAQEYGFRFGLVLILLLFGFATWNDVGRIF; encoded by the coding sequence ATGGACGTACTGACCGGCACCATTCTGCCCTTCCTGGTATTGCTGACGATCCTCGTCTTCGTGCACGAACTGGGGCATTACTATGTCGCACGCCGCTGTGGCGTGCGGGTGCAGGCCTTTTCCATCGGCTTCGGACCGGAACTGATCGGCTGGCATGACCGGGCAGGGACACGCTGGAAGATCAGTGCCATACCGCTTGGCGGATATGTGAAAATGTTCGGTGACTCCGATGCAACAAGCTCCAGAGCAGATAACTCGACATCGATGACACCAGAGGAAGTTGCAGTTTCCTTCCATCATAAGTCTCTGCGTCAACGGTCTGCCATTGTTGCTGCAGGACCAATCGCCAACTTCATCTTTGCGATATTCCTGCTCGCCGTTTTGTACGCCTTTGTCGGAACACCGACCTATCACACAGACTCTCAGGTGGGGGAGGTCATTGAAGGCTCCGCAGCGGATGCCGCCGGTCTGCAACAGGGCGATCTTATCCGGGAAATCGACAGACAATCCGTCAGCAGCTTTCAGGACCTCCGGGATATTGTTTCGGTCAATCCCGGGGTTGAACTGACTGTCACCGTGGAACGGGATGGTTTGCAGATACGCCTGCCGGTCACACCGAAACCCTTCGTCACCGAGAGCGGTACAGAAATCGGTCAGATCGGCATCAGGCCACCGGTCACTTATGAAACCCGTGGTTTGTTCGAATCCGCCTGGCTTGGCGTCGAAAGCACCTATCGCCTGACAGAGCAGACCTTGCTGTTCCTCGGACGTATCATCGTCGGCAAGGAATCCTCGGACAATATCGGCGGGCCGATCGGAATTGCCATGGTTTCCGGTGAAATGGCGAAGCGGGGCGTCGGTGATTACATCTTCTTTGCGGCTCTCCTTTCAATCAATCTCGGCCTTATTAACCTTTTCCCTGTACCTATGCTGGATGGTGGGCACTTGGCTTTTTATGCTGCGGAAGCGATAAGAGGGCGTCCGCTGGGTGAAAGAGCACAGGAATATGGTTTTAGATTTGGTCTTGTTTTGATATTGCTGTTATTCGGATTTGCGACTTGGAACGACGTCGGCAGAATCTTCTGA